The Kwoniella newhampshirensis strain CBS 13917 chromosome 2, whole genome shotgun sequence DNA segment TATCCATGGAGAGTGTTCGCTTGAATCGCTAGGACCCACCCCCCTGCTTCCTTCGTTTCTTCCATCTGTAGCACCCTGGAGGTCTATGTGTATGCACGAGTCAGTCTTCCTTTCCCAATTGTGCGTTCATCAGCAAACGACTACTGTATGTCTGCCCCCGTGTCGACTGCCTCGGTGACCCGCATGCATGATCCAAGCGAACCAAAATCGTACAACTCGTGACGATtactcctcgtcctcgtcctcctcgtcgtcctcctcgacgtCGGCTCGACCGGCCTTGTAGGCGGCGATCTTGGCgtcgatcctctccctcttctgctccctGGTGGACTTGGGGGTCCTGTACTTCTTGCTCTCGGCCTTCCACTTCTCGACGTCCTTCTCGGTGGGCTTGAAGCTGGGGTCCTCTCGGATGGCGGCGTAAGCGGAGGTGTACATCTCCTCGATGTCGGCGGAACCAATGTCATCGGCGAGGTAAGAAGCGAATTGCTTCTTGAATCTAAAAAGTGTGATTTTCAAATCAGTATGCGTGTTATATAGGTACAGACGAGAGGATGTACGACTCACcgctcgtcatcttcctcctcgagagACTCCATGTACTCGGCGACGTGACCACCAACAATGTACTTTTGGAGGACCTCAGCGTCGATGGTCTTGGACTCGGGGTCGAAACCGGGGAATCGCTTCTCGTTGTGAGGGATGAAGATACCACCGTCGGAAGCACCCTTCATGGCACCGAAGATACGAGCACCGGTAGAAGTTCGTCGAAGACCGACGTCGAGGTAGGCCTTGAAAGGTCGGGGCTCGTCGTCGCCAAGAGCCTCGGTGAGCTCGAGCTCACCAGTGGGCTCGGTGACACCCTCGTACTTGTCGGCGAGACCGAGCTTGGTAAGAGCTCGTCGGGCAACAAGGAGACCGGTGGCGTAACAGGCGGTCCAGTTGGTAAGACCGTGGGAGATGCCGTATCGGGGGAGCTCCTTGGAAGAAGCGTGAACCAGGACAGCGTCACCCTAAGGTAAGGAATGATGCGAACATCAGTACATGACTATCACCCTCCATCTCATGGAGAACAGCTCACCTGGATCTTGGAGTAGACGATCTGGCAGATACACTGGTTGTTGGTGATTCGGACAACGAGCCTGTACTGTAGTATTTATCAGCTCATATGCTCCTGCGATCTTTCACTCCAGTGCTCAACACTCCTTCCTGCTCTACTTCCATCACGACCACTTCTGACCCAGACagagacactcaccttgggACTGGCGTACTTGTTCTTGGCCTGAGAGACCAAAGCACGTCTGGCTTGGTAGTCggtctttccctctctccttcgtctAGGCTTGACCTGGTACCTGGAGAAGTAGGCGTCGTTCTTCTGCTGCTTGACGAAAGGCATTTTGGATCGTCTTTTATGGTGGGGTTTtgaaggttgagaagacCGAAAGAGACAACGGTATGGATAGGTTTTGTACAAAAGTGAATTTGCCCTATGCACCGACCGACGAGCAGCAGATCCCAGTAGATGCCAcgagtgagagagaaacGGTGTACCAAAAGTGAGGATAAATTGTTGATCGGCGTTTCGTGATGGATACAAGCATTTCCCCGAATCCCGATGTGTGGCGCTTTTCTGATGTCCTTGGAGAAGTTTCATATCCACATCATCTCTGGGATCTTCGCCCCTTATCAATCTACAAAGCTCCACGTCACGACCACCCTTTCGGCTGACTGATGGAGGACGTCCACTTCCA contains these protein-coding regions:
- a CDS encoding 60S ribosomal protein uL18, translated to MPFVKQQKNDAYFSRYQVKPRRRREGKTDYQARRALVSQAKNKYASPKYRLVVRITNNQCICQIVYSKIQGDAVLVHASSKELPRYGISHGLTNWTACYATGLLVARRALTKLGLADKYEGVTEPTGELELTEALGDDEPRPFKAYLDVGLRRTSTGARIFGAMKGASDGGIFIPHNEKRFPGFDPESKTIDAEVLQKYIVGGHVAEYMESLEEEDDERFKKQFASYLADDIGSADIEEMYTSAYAAIREDPSFKPTEKDVEKWKAESKKYRTPKSTREQKRERIDAKIAAYKAGRADVEEDDEEDEDEE